The Caulifigura coniformis genome includes a region encoding these proteins:
- a CDS encoding alpha/beta hydrolase, translating to MGRARITCAGAVVAVMLLAVARADAAEMKVTKDVPYSTEKIERHVLDVYAPADAKNLPVVFWIHGGGWQAGDKSSVQLKPQAFVDRGFVFVSTNYRLLPDVEMETIFHDVAKAIAWTVGNIQQHGGNCRRIFVMGHSAGAQLAALMCTDNRYLKAEGVPFAVLKGCVPVDGDTYDVPAIIETAETRRRVHGLPQAKIGHREKFGHTPEKHRDYSAVTHVARGKNIPPFLILYVADHPDNAAQAQRMGNALKEAGVPVTLFGGKETNHNRLNDHLGQPDDAASKALFDFVTECLKK from the coding sequence ATGGGACGTGCTCGAATCACCTGTGCTGGCGCTGTCGTCGCAGTCATGCTACTGGCGGTTGCCCGCGCTGACGCCGCCGAGATGAAGGTCACGAAAGACGTTCCGTACTCGACTGAGAAGATCGAACGGCACGTGCTCGACGTCTACGCGCCGGCCGATGCGAAGAACCTGCCCGTCGTGTTCTGGATCCATGGCGGCGGCTGGCAGGCGGGGGACAAGTCCAGCGTCCAACTGAAGCCGCAGGCTTTCGTCGATCGCGGATTCGTGTTCGTCTCGACGAACTACCGGCTGCTTCCCGACGTCGAGATGGAAACGATCTTCCACGACGTCGCGAAAGCCATCGCGTGGACGGTCGGCAACATCCAACAGCATGGAGGAAATTGCCGGAGGATCTTCGTGATGGGACATTCGGCCGGCGCCCAGCTCGCCGCGCTGATGTGCACCGACAATCGCTACCTCAAGGCGGAAGGCGTCCCCTTCGCCGTCCTGAAAGGCTGCGTCCCGGTCGACGGCGACACCTACGACGTCCCCGCAATCATCGAAACGGCGGAAACCCGTCGGCGGGTTCACGGCCTGCCGCAGGCGAAGATCGGGCACAGGGAAAAGTTCGGACACACTCCAGAGAAGCACCGCGACTACTCGGCCGTCACGCACGTTGCCAGGGGGAAGAACATCCCGCCGTTCCTGATCCTCTATGTGGCCGACCATCCGGACAACGCCGCGCAGGCCCAGCGGATGGGGAACGCTCTCAAGGAGGCAGGCGTGCCAGTCACTCTGTTCGGCGGGAAAGAGACGAATCACAACCGCCTGAACGACCATCTCGGCCAGCCGGACGACGCGGCATCGAAGGCGCTGTTCGACTTCGTAACCGAGTGTCTCAAGAAGTGA
- a CDS encoding DUF1559 domain-containing protein: MKSRKCGVGQIKCGDGNQRAGFTLIELLVVIAIIAILIALLLPAVQQAREAARRTQCTNNLKQIALAMHNFADARGHLPQGARDHNSGAPSDPLNDTSPQCCNSLTVAGWSWSYHLLPYMEQPSIFNLADPTATSASSTYGAQNLAVAQSKVPAYTCPTRRAPTAYGTNKIFKVDYAGNAGEREFTGSAVYTDATATSAPKGNLRAPASSGEKTGVIVQTDRSKVIIERITDGSSNTIMVAEKAIGLTGQGSDGGENENWNNAGWDEDVVRHGAGRNGSGTTFGIPPLPDIKAPSKDWYNNFGGPHSGVVISAMGDGSVRGINYNIDSNVFRRLSHRADAEPVGEF, translated from the coding sequence ATGAAGTCGCGGAAGTGTGGCGTCGGGCAGATCAAATGCGGAGACGGCAACCAGCGGGCGGGATTTACCCTCATTGAGCTTCTGGTGGTGATCGCCATCATCGCGATCCTGATTGCACTGTTGCTGCCGGCCGTGCAGCAGGCCCGCGAGGCCGCGCGGCGGACGCAGTGCACGAACAACCTCAAGCAGATCGCGCTCGCGATGCACAACTTCGCGGATGCCAGGGGACATCTGCCGCAGGGAGCCCGCGACCACAATTCCGGGGCGCCGTCGGATCCCCTCAATGACACCAGCCCGCAGTGCTGCAATTCGCTGACGGTCGCGGGCTGGTCGTGGTCTTATCACCTCCTGCCGTACATGGAACAGCCTTCCATCTTCAATCTGGCCGATCCCACCGCCACCAGCGCTTCGTCGACATACGGTGCTCAGAACCTGGCGGTCGCCCAATCCAAGGTGCCTGCTTACACGTGCCCGACCCGTCGTGCCCCCACCGCCTACGGCACCAACAAGATTTTCAAAGTCGACTATGCAGGCAACGCCGGCGAGCGCGAGTTCACGGGCAGCGCGGTCTACACCGACGCCACCGCCACGAGCGCTCCGAAAGGCAACCTCCGTGCACCGGCCAGCTCCGGCGAGAAAACGGGAGTGATCGTTCAGACCGACCGCAGCAAGGTCATCATCGAACGCATTACCGACGGCAGCTCGAACACGATCATGGTCGCTGAAAAGGCCATCGGCCTGACCGGACAGGGCTCGGACGGCGGGGAGAACGAGAACTGGAACAACGCCGGCTGGGACGAAGACGTGGTCCGTCATGGAGCCGGCCGCAACGGTAGCGGAACGACCTTTGGCATCCCGCCTCTCCCGGACATCAAGGCTCCCTCGAAGGACTGGTACAACAACTTCGGTGGCCCGCACTCCGGCGTCGTGATCTCTGCGATGGGGGACGGATCAGTCCGCGGCATCAATTACAACATCGACAGCAACGTCTTCCGCCGGCTGAGCCATCGGGCCGATGCGGAGCCGGTTGGCGAGTTCTGA